The following coding sequences are from one Rutidosis leptorrhynchoides isolate AG116_Rl617_1_P2 chromosome 11, CSIRO_AGI_Rlap_v1, whole genome shotgun sequence window:
- the LOC139875181 gene encoding F-box/FBD/LRR-repeat protein At1g13570-like has protein sequence MTDNNTKRRFVTCTEVDRISNLPENLIDLLLEKLPVQDAVRTHVLSKKWSYRWTSMTSLVLDKHFSRKFAKNGSFGHNGFIRITNYIFNYLKGPRLKLHLHIPKMFLDSFQEVNQWISSLARDGVRELVLTNSNQPYQLPYYFFHCLELRMLELDNCIIKPPLEFQGYLYLEKLTLRNIEFGANLHGTIINLPQLKMLKLVACTNVYNFKIKSTKLFQLVIRSCPDATLLHLLHSKCLSEFGIFIKKPIQGVERVNLASLLSNMPCVGYFVIDGYFLQFSIAENIPKWLPHPTNSLKLLYLRDFKFGDLYQLQGVLCILRNSPNLRQLDVYNQDLPHVHLDVKPALTYLEASDCLDQTLNCLKTINIMDVERSKPLLLFIKLLLEHSPTLEKISIRPHATADAQEKYNFSKDVTRFPRASSKAELHYLDPT, from the exons ATGACAGATAACAATACTAAGAGGAGGTTTGTAACTTGTACCGAAGTGGATAGAATCAGTAATTTGCCAGAGAATTTGATAGACTTGCTTTTAGAGAAGCTACCTGTTCAAGATGCTGTGAGGACACATGTTCTGTCAAAAAAATGGAGCTACAGATGGACCTCAATGACGTCACTGGTTCTTGATAAACATTTCTCAAGAAAGTTTGCCAAAAATGGAAGTTTTGGTCATAATGGATTTATTAGGATCACAAACTATATCTTTAACTATCTCAAGGGTCCTCGCCTAAAGTTACATCTCCacataccaaaaatgtttcttgatagtTTCCAAGAAGTCAATCAATGGATTTCATCATTGGCAAGAGATGGTGTTAGAGAACTCGTCCTTACAAATTCAAACCAACCTTATCAACTTCCATATTATTTTTTTCATTGTCTAGAATTGAGAATGCTAGAACTTGACAACTGTATCATTAAGCCACCACTTGAGTTTCAAGGATATCTATATCTCGAAAAACTTACGCTTAGGAATATTGAATTTGGGGCTAACTTACATGGAACTATTATCAACTTACCACAGCTCAAGATGTTGAAACTGGTTGCATGCACCAACGTTTACAATTTCAAGATCAAGTCTACAAAGTTGTTTCAGTTAGTGATCAGGAGTTGCCCCGATGCAACTTTGCTCCACTTGTTGCATAGTAAATGTCTTAGTGAGTTTGGTATATTTATCAAAAAACCTATTCAGGGAGTTGAAAGAGTTAATTTGGCAAGCTTGTTAAGTAATATGCCATGTGTTGGGTATTTTGTTATCGACGGGTATTTTCTCCAG TTTTCTATTGCGGAAAATATTCCCAAGTGGCTTCCACACCCAACTAATAGTTTAAAGCTTCTCTACTTACGAGACTTCAAATTTGGTGATTTGTATCAACTTCAAGGTGTTTTATGTATCCTTCGGAACTCACCTAACTTGAGACAACTCGATGTGTACAATCAG GATCTTCCACATGTGCATTTGGATGTGAAACCAGCATTAACTTATTTGGAAGCTTCTGACTGTTTGGACCAGACATTGAACTGCTTGAAAACTATAAATATCATGGATGTAGAAAGATCAAAGCCCTTGTTGCTCTTTATAAAGCTTTTACTTGAACATTCTCCCACACTTGAAAAAATATCAATCCGACCACATGCAACTGCTGATGCTCAGGAAAAGTACAACTTCTCTAAGGATGTTACGCGGTTCCCACGAGCTTCCTCGAAAGCAGAGCTTCACTACTTGGATCC GACTTGA